tatttattattgtatagtGTAAGAAGAGATTTGCACTCGTGTCAATCGTCAAGAAACATTTCATAAATACTCAGAATCATATTgcggccctgaaaagggcctttttGTTTGAAGAAACGTGCACACACGTTTCGTTCGGTCGTGTCTCGATCATCAATATGTATACAGCAGCAGAGTGCAGCATACATAAATGATGCGAAAACGCGGCGGCGATTTATGCCTTCTTCTCGGTCTTCTTGGGCAAGAGCACGGCCTGGATGTTGGGCAGCACACCACCCTGGGCGATGGTGACGCCGGAGAGGAGCTTGTTCAATTCCTCGTCGTTGCGTATCGCCAGTTGTAGATGTCTCGGGATGATCCTGGTCTTTTTGTTGTCACGAGCCGCGTTACCGGCCAACTCGAGCACTTCAGCGGCCAGGTACTCCATGACGGCGGCCAGGTACACGGGCGCACCGGCACCGACACGCTCGGCGTAATTGCCCTTACGCAGAAGCCTGTGGATACGACCGACGGGGAACTGGAGACCGGCACGGTTGGACCGGGACTTTGCCTTTCCCTTGACCTTGCCACCCTTGCCGCGACCCGACATGTTGTTGTAGTTTGTAGAGAAATAAATCAACACA
Above is a window of Ostrinia nubilalis unplaced genomic scaffold, ilOstNubi1.1 SCAFFOLD_42, whole genome shotgun sequence DNA encoding:
- the LOC135087486 gene encoding histone H2A, with protein sequence MSGRGKGGKVKGKAKSRSNRAGLQFPVGRIHRLLRKGNYAERVGAGAPVYLAAVMEYLAAEVLELAGNAARDNKKTRIIPRHLQLAIRNDEELNKLLSGVTIAQGGVLPNIQAVLLPKKTEKKA